Proteins from a genomic interval of Helicoverpa zea isolate HzStark_Cry1AcR chromosome 13, ilHelZeax1.1, whole genome shotgun sequence:
- the LOC124635993 gene encoding uncharacterized protein LOC124635993 has protein sequence MMLTEVEERIVALCGGESFSTGDAHLGIQPFPENDTPSPSPEAQPIYNTNDDNINVPQQQQSQARPTEESAAIVFYDSALIEDSPAPRNYRPPASAISRKLFASSSSSIVGTSQSILRNNQLDNTPPPNPHVYHPSLSPPTVTLSHTPTPSPSRRGSTPVASPVIPRTAASSFSRHTASVASPSRRSRTVRGSRGGSVSRHTSSVAALPPSQRRTEFSSMTERFLRLEEQQLEIQRLNTQIMQSFLERSAERDRIFAEAVAAVGQGLQALAEAVNRDRNSPP, from the exons ATGATGCTAACTGAGGTTGAGGAAAGGATTGTTGCTTTGTGTGGTGGTGAAAGCTTTTCCACAGGAGATGCACATTTAGGCATTCAGCCGTTTCCG GAAAATGATACGCCGTCTCCATCACCCGAAGCACAACCTATATACAATACTAATGATGACaac ATTAATGTACCACAACAACAGCAGAGTCAGGCACGGCCTACTGAGGAATCAgcagctattgtattttat GATTCCGCCCTGATTGAGGACAGTCCAGCACCTCGAAATTACAGACCACCAGCTAGTGCAATTTCGAGAAAACTGTTTGCTTCCTCATCCAGCTCCATTGTTGGAACTAGCCAAAGCATTTTACGG AATAACCAGTTAGACAACACTCCTCCTCCAAATCCTCATGTTTATCATCCCAGCCTGTCCCCTCCAACTGTAACACTTTCCCATACGCCCACACCTTCACCTTCACGCCGTGGTTCCACCCCAGTAGCCTCCCCAGTCATTCCAAGAACTGCGGCTTCATCAT ttTCACGTCACACAGCTTCAGTGGCTTCACCTTCTCGGCGCTCTAGGACAGTTCGTGGTAGTCGAGGTGGTTCTGTGT CACGTCACACGTCTTCAGTTGCTGCTCTTCCACCATCACAACGGCGAACGGAATTCTCCTCCATGACTGAGAGATTCCTGaggttggaagaacagcagctggagatacaaagattgaataCGCAGATCATGCAGTCCTTTCTGGAGAGGAGTGCAGAGAGGGACAGAATTTTTGCTGAAGCTGTAGCTGCAGTCGGTCAAGGGCTGCAAGCATTGGCAGAGGCCGTCAACAGAGATAGGAATTCTCCTCCATGA